ACTGAAGCATGATTGATACAGTCCATGAACGTCCTAGTTGGTTGAACAGGGCCTTGATTGGTTTCATACAAGGTTGTTCCAAATCGGAATGTGTATGCATTTTCGTCTACCCGTTAGAGGCTGTGAGTATGCAATCGAAATTTTCCATATATGCCTTTTCGGGTGTATTCAACATCTTCTGACATATCCGCGGTTGCATCTGGTCTGAGTGTGGGACTCTTCACCTCATCAAAGGAACTTCAGTCTCGTTTAGCGCGACCTTATATTACCAGTGCACACTCCCGAACATGTGAAATACTATGTGCGATTGCAAATGCCACGATAAGGAACATCACAAAGAGATGACCCGCGAAGAACGACTTGACCACATAAGAGAATGCCTCGATAGTGCCGTTCACAGAATAGAGTGTGTACAAAAAGAACTCGACAAGATTGACCCGAAGGATTAGAACAATCCATCATTCAAGGCTGCGGGCAAACATTGACAGACAGTGTGATCACGGTAGAGGAGCTCACGAAGGACTTCGGCTCTCTTCGAGCTGTTGACCATGTGAGTTTCGACATCCGAGAGGGTGAAGTCTTTGGGCTCTTGGGACCCAATGGAGCTGGCAAGACCACAACCATACGAATGATGACAGGTCTTATACCTCGTACAAGCGGCACAGTCACCATTCTGGGCACGGGTATCGACGAAGACCCTCTAAAAATCAGAAATCAAATCGCAGTCCTTCCTGAAGAGGCGGATGTATATGTGGATATGACTGCAGAACAGAATATCCGCCTTTTTGCAGAACTCTATGGGCTCCCTCCAGAAAGATATGAGAAAAAAGCGGAAAATCTCCTGAAGAGAATGGGGCTGTATGACAGCCGAAAAAAGAAAGCTAAATTCTATTCTAAAGGGATGCGTCAGAAGCTTAGTCTCTGCATGACCCTCATGTCTGATGCCGAGATCATTTTCCTGGACGAGCCTACTGGAGGACTGGATGTTGATAGTGCAAGTGATATCCGTGAAATGATTCACGAGCTAGCCTCAAGTGGCGCCACTGTGATGTTGACAACTCATGACATGCACGAGGCCAACGAGCTATGTTCTCGAGTGGCGATTATGAATCACGGCCAAATTGCAGCTGTGGATACACCTACTAGCCTGCGTAAAGCTCTCACTGAGAAGCAAAGTGTCGTTGTCGAGTTTTCCCAACCCCTAGAAACAGAATTGCTGGAAGAAATTCCATCTGTTCATGAGGTTAGAATCTCAAACGCGAGAGCACGATGTTTTACTCCTGAACCCGGGACAGTACTAACACGGATTGTTGACATAGCAAAAGAGCAGGGGGTTGAGTTAGTAAGTGCCTGCACTGAATCAGCAACGCTCGAAGAAGTATTCCTTCATGTAGTGCGCACTCACAAACAATGAGAAGTGATGTGACATGGATTCCGTTTTGACTACTCGTTTACGAAACATTCTCACGATAGCTCGCAAGAACATGCTTGTATACTACCGCAGGGGTCCAACACTGATATTTGGTCTTCTGTTCCCATTCTTCTTCTTCCTTTCATTCGTGCTGGGAAGAAGTGTTGAGCCTGCACAGCTAATGCCTGGATTGCTGGGAATGGTGATATTCTTTGCATCAACAGCAGTTGGTCCTGTCATCATACCTACCGAAACCAGGGGGCACACTCTGGAGCGTCTGGTCGCCCTGCCTGTTCCCTTCTGGGCCATTCTTCTGGGTGACACTCTATCATCCATCATATTCTCACTCATCTCATGTATGACCCCAATTGTC
This genomic interval from Candidatus Thorarchaeota archaeon contains the following:
- a CDS encoding ABC transporter ATP-binding protein; the protein is MTDSVITVEELTKDFGSLRAVDHVSFDIREGEVFGLLGPNGAGKTTTIRMMTGLIPRTSGTVTILGTGIDEDPLKIRNQIAVLPEEADVYVDMTAEQNIRLFAELYGLPPERYEKKAENLLKRMGLYDSRKKKAKFYSKGMRQKLSLCMTLMSDAEIIFLDEPTGGLDVDSASDIREMIHELASSGATVMLTTHDMHEANELCSRVAIMNHGQIAAVDTPTSLRKALTEKQSVVVEFSQPLETELLEEIPSVHEVRISNARARCFTPEPGTVLTRIVDIAKEQGVELVSACTESATLEEVFLHVVRTHKQ